GTGGGCTAAGTTTCTAGCTCTAGCGAAAATCTGCAAATGAGGAAAGGCTCTTCTGGCTTCTTCGACTAAGCGCAAGCTGTCTTCGACATTATCAATGGCAACAATAAGGATGCTGGCCTTCTCAGCTCCGGCAGCGATCAGTAAATCAATACGGGTCGCATCGCCGTAATAAACTTTAAATCCAAATTTACGCAGCATTTCGATCTGACCAGGCTCATGATCAAGAACTGTAGCTGAAACACCATTGGCATAAAGCAGGCGACCTATGATTTGGCCAAATCGACCAAACCCTGCGATGATCACAGAGTGCTCTTCTGATTCAATCTTGTCAGGGACTTGTTTTGGTTTGCGATCCATGAACGGCAAAACCAACTTGTCATAAAGAAGCATCACAATGGGTGTCATTAACAAAGATAAAGCCACAACCCCCACCAAAAACTCGGAAGTGCTTGGCTCTAAAATACGTAAAGCGAGCGCTGTACCTACAAGGACAAAGGCAAACTCCCCTACTTGAGATAATAACAGGGCAAAAAATAGTATCTGGTTTCGCGGAATCTTAAATAGAAATCCAAGTCCCACGTGTAAAAGTGATTTTAAAATATAAACTAAGACAGCTGCGCCAACAAATAATCCAGGCTCATTTAATACACGCGTGATATTCACGGACGTTCCCACCGAAATGAAAAATAAACCCATCAGCAAACCCTTAAACGGCTCGATATCGGCTTCTAAAGCATGGCGATATTCACTGTCTGCCAAAAGGACGCCGGCGATAAAGGCTCCTAGAGCCATCGAAACTCCCAGTTCGTGCATCACGTAGGACATACCGATGACTAAGAATAACGCAAAGGCCGTGAAAATATCTCGTAAGTGTTGGGTGGCGATCCATCTTAACACCGGTCTTAATAAGAATCTTCCGCCGACAACTAATGCTGATAAAATCAAAACGATCTTAGAAAACTCTAAAAAATTATTTTTTGAAGACGTGTCCACCGACGTTTTTGCAAGCAATGGCAACAGCGCGATCATCACGATCACAGCAATGTCTTGGAATAATAAAATAGAAAACGCAGAACGCCCGCCACTCGTGTTCATCTGCCCGCGTTCCGCTAAGATTTGTAAGCCCATTGCGGTTGATGACAGTACAAACGACATTCCGACGATGATCGCAGCACCAATATTGCTGCCAAAATAAAGACTTGCAACAAAGGCTAACAGCAAACCGCCCAATAAAACTTGCATTCCACCTAAAGCAAAGATGCTGGTACGCAGATCCCATAGTTTACGCGGTTCAAGCTCTAAACCGATGATGAACATCAGAAAGACCACACCAAACTCTGAAAGGTGCATTAGGTCTTCGACCCGGGTGATAATCTTTAAACCAAAGGGTCCTAAAATTAATCCGGCTAAAAGATAACCAAGCACAGAACCAAACCCCAAGCGCTTACAAATAGGCACGCAGACTAAGGCCGTTAACAATATGACTGTGCCGGTGAATAAATAACTTTCGTTCATGGATAAACCTCTCCCAGGGATTCAGAAGTATAATCAATCAGTGTCTGCTTGATCTTTTCAGCATGACGAAGAATCTCTTCGTTGCCTGCGCGTCCTGTTCCTTCAAGCACCATGGGCTCTAACCAATCCATTCCACACAATGAAATGGTTCGTTGATAGGGCGTGAAATACAAATCTAAACCAGGAACTCCGCCGGGATCACCGATGCCACCCGTTGTGACTGATAACAAAAAGTCTTTGCCCTGAAGCTTAGATCCATTGGGCCCGTAGGCAAAGCCTCTGCGCAAAACTTCGTCGCACCATTGTTTCATCAACGCCGGCATGCTGAACCAGTAAAGGGGATGTTGCCACACAATCAAATCGTGTTCTAAAAGCAGGCGCTGTTCTTGCTCTATGTTTATGTGAAAGTACGGGTATTCTTCATAAAGGTCGTGGATATAAATATTTTCCAGCCCCTTAAGTTGGTCCATGATGACTCTATGTACTCGAGATTTTTTGGATAATGGATGGGCAAAGATAACTAACACTTTTTTCAT
This is a stretch of genomic DNA from Bdellovibrio reynosensis. It encodes these proteins:
- a CDS encoding NAD(P)H-dependent oxidoreductase, which encodes MKKVLVIFAHPLSKKSRVHRVIMDQLKGLENIYIHDLYEEYPYFHINIEQEQRLLLEHDLIVWQHPLYWFSMPALMKQWCDEVLRRGFAYGPNGSKLQGKDFLLSVTTGGIGDPGGVPGLDLYFTPYQRTISLCGMDWLEPMVLEGTGRAGNEEILRHAEKIKQTLIDYTSESLGEVYP
- a CDS encoding monovalent cation:proton antiporter-2 (CPA2) family protein, which codes for MNESYLFTGTVILLTALVCVPICKRLGFGSVLGYLLAGLILGPFGLKIITRVEDLMHLSEFGVVFLMFIIGLELEPRKLWDLRTSIFALGGMQVLLGGLLLAFVASLYFGSNIGAAIIVGMSFVLSSTAMGLQILAERGQMNTSGGRSAFSILLFQDIAVIVMIALLPLLAKTSVDTSSKNNFLEFSKIVLILSALVVGGRFLLRPVLRWIATQHLRDIFTAFALFLVIGMSYVMHELGVSMALGAFIAGVLLADSEYRHALEADIEPFKGLLMGLFFISVGTSVNITRVLNEPGLFVGAAVLVYILKSLLHVGLGFLFKIPRNQILFFALLLSQVGEFAFVLVGTALALRILEPSTSEFLVGVVALSLLMTPIVMLLYDKLVLPFMDRKPKQVPDKIESEEHSVIIAGFGRFGQIIGRLLYANGVSATVLDHEPGQIEMLRKFGFKVYYGDATRIDLLIAAGAEKASILIVAIDNVEDSLRLVEEARRAFPHLQIFARARNLAHMHSLMELKVDVIERETFESSLRMGSQVLRKLGWPAYQSVVAANIFRDHNIKMVEDLFSTRGNQDETISRAKQARADLEQMLQKENEYLERSEEAWDFEHY